The Hymenobacter swuensis DY53 genome includes the window GGCCTCGTGGGTCCTAATGGCGCGGGCAAATCCACGCTGCTGAACATGCTCACGGGCAAGCTCCAGCCCGATTCCGGCACCATTGAGGTGGGCCAGACCACCGTGTTCGGCTACTACACCCAGACGGAGCTGGAATTCGACCCTTCCCAGCGCGTGATTGACATTGTGAAGGAAGTGGCCGAGGTGGTGGAGCTGGCCAACGGCGACGTACTCACGGCCAGCCAGTTCCTGAGCCTGTTCCTGTTTCCGCCGGCCCAGCAGTACACGCTGGTTACCAAGCTGAGCGGGGGCGAAAAGCGCCGACTGCAGCTGCTGCGCGTGCTCATCAAGAACCCCAACTTCCTGATTCTTGACGAGCCCACCAACGACCTGGACCTGGGCACGCTCAACATTCTGGAAGACTTCCTGCTGCACTTCGGCGGCTGTCTGCTCATCGTCAGCCACGACCGGTACTTCCTCGACCAGCTGGCCGAGCACCTGTTTGTGCTGGAACCCGGCGGGGCCGTGCTCAACTTCCCCGGCAACTATACCGACTACCGCGAGTACCTGGCCGAGCGCGAAACCGAAGCCGCGCTGGAAGCGGCCGAGAAGGAAGCCAAAGCTGCCCGCGCTGCCGCCAAAGCCGTAGCGACGGCCCCGGCTCCAGCACCGGTAGTGGCCCCGGCTCCGCCCGCCGCCCCTAAGCGCAAAGCCACTTTCGCCGAGAAAAAGGAGTACGATACGCTGGAAAAGGAAATCGGACAGCTCGAAATTCGTAAGGAAGAACTCATCGATAAGCTCAACTCCGGTACCGGCTCCCACCAGGAGCTGGCCGACTGGGCTGCCGAGCTCAAACGCACCGAAACCGCCCTCGACGACAAGGGCATGCGCTGGCTGGAACTAGCTGACTTTGTGTAAGCCTCCCGCAAGTGGTTTTCAAACCAATCGGCCACCATTTTGTAATTTACCCAGCCTCCCGCCCGAGGCTGGGTATTTTTTTCACTCTCTTTCCCATATCATGAAAAACCTCCGCCTTTTCCGCGTATTGACCTTGCTGCTCGCAGTTCTGCTTTGGTCCAGCTACAGCCAGGCCCAGGATGCTCCTAAAGAAAAGCCCAGCCCAGCTGCCACTGCTACTGGCAAAATTGGGAAAGCCACTGTCACGGTGGCTTACAGCAGCCCGGCCGTGAAAGGCCGCGCCATCTGGGGAAGTTTGGTGCCTTACGGGCAGGTATGGCGGGCCGGAGCCAACGAGGCTACCACGTTCACCACCGACCAGCCCGTGCAGATCGAAGGCAAAACCCTGCCAGCCGGTACGTACGCCCTCTTCGTCATTCCCACTGAAAAGCAATGGACCGTTATTTTCAACAAAACGGCCAAGCAGTGGGGTGCCTTCAAATACGATGAGAAACAGGATGCGCTGCGCGTGATAGCCACACCCCGCAAAACCGCCACTCTCGCGGAGCGGCTGGTATACGAGGTAAATCCGCAGGGCTTGGTGTTGCGCTGGGAAAACCAGGAATTGCCCATAGCCATCAAATAGGCAGCTGAATAGATCAACCAACGAGGCCCTTTCCACTGCAGTGGAAAGGGCCTCGTTGGTTGATAGAAACCTTCTTCTACTAGTAGCTTTTCAGGTGCTGGGTGAAGTTGAACTGTACCGGCCGCTCATCAAAGAACACGACTACGCGTAACTTACGGGCAGCATCCAGGCGCGGGAAATAGAGTTGGCCCGTCATGCGCTGGCCCGGTTGCAGCGTATCATGCCGCAGGGCTACTGTTTCCAGGGTACGGGTGGTGCTGTACAGGTTGTCGGCGTTTTGCGCATGGGTTTCGCGCTGCTCATCGAAATATGCGTTGTCGGACTGGTGACGATACTCCCGTTCGGCAATCTGCTCGGCGGTTTCTTTTTTCTTGATGCTGGCCACATCCTCCACTGCGTGCGTGGCAAGCGTCAGTATTTCGAACCAGCTGACGTTTTCCGCTTTTTGGGCTTCCTTCGCCAACTTAGCCTTGAGTTGCGCCAGACGTAGCTCGGGGTCGGCGGCCAGTACGCGGGCCTCGAAGTACTGTGCAGGTGCCGCTACAGTGTCAGCCAGTGTGTCGGGCAGGGCCATGTAGTAGAAGGTTTCGGGCGAGATGCGGATCGGATGGTCGGAGTAGTTTTGGATGTCCGTTTCAAAAACCAGCTCCCGCTCCTCGGCCCGAATAAACCCTAGACGCACATATACGCTGTCGGGGTGGCTGAAGAAGCTGGTGGGGTGGCCGTTTACCCAGGGGCCATCGGGGCGGGTGGGGCTCACATTCAGAAAGGAGGTGGCACCGCAGGCAGTGAGAAACAGCACGGCAGCCAGGAGCAGCGCACGCGCAGCCAACGAAGTAAACGTAACCATCAGTAGGGAAGGAATAACGGGTAACCGAATACTAAAAAGGCCGGGCCGATCATCGACCCGGCCCTGTATAGTGCCAAAAGCAAGAATAAAGCCGATTTCAGCTCAGCCCAACTCCGGGGGCAGTTGCGCGCTACCATCCGGCGCTACTGGGAAGGGCCAGCAGCGGCTTATGGAAGCCAGTGGAATGCGGCCGAATACATGCGGAAACCATGCCTGCCGCCCGGCAGCCCACTCCCGCTCTACCCGCACGCCTGCCGCTGCTAAGCCCTTTTCCGGCACTTCCAGCAGCACCGCATCGGGACTGTTCCGATAGTACAGCCGGGCCGTTTCCAGCACCTGGGCCAGCTCCGAAGCGTGAATGAAGCCCTCGGCCGTTAAATCGGCACTAGCGAAAAAGCCGGTGTCCTGGGCCTGCTGCCAGTCGGCCGGTTGGGCAATGCGGTAGAGCATGTTAAAAATTGAGAAGCAAGGAGTGAGCAGTGAAAAGTAAAAGCCCGCGCATGAGCTTCTACTTTTCACCTTTTACTGCTGTTTCACTTCCGGTTTAGGCTTGCCACAGCTCCTGCTGCACGGCTTTACCTACGGTAAGCACAATGCGGGTGGGATTGGGAATGAGGGTGATGCGGGCTTCTTTGCCGGGGTATTTTTCTGAGTCAACCCATACGCCTTCTTTGGGCGAAGGGGTCCCGCCGGTGCTGGAGGGCAGGTAGGCGGTGGGCAGCAGCACATCGGTATCGGAGTTCAGGTCGTTGTGGACTTTCTCCAGGGCCGCTTCCAGGAACGCGCCGTATTCGTCGTTGAAATCGTCTTCCAGGTCGTGCAGCTCCTCCTCTACTTCGTCGTAGCGGGTGTCGTCGTACGAAAGCTCGTGCAGAGTCTGTTTCTTCTCGATTAGCGCGGTAAGGGCGCGGTTGAGGTCCTCCTTGTTCATAGCCACGGGCAATAAAATGGTGTGCCACAAAGGTGCGTAGGTTTCGGGAAAATCCCATGGCCGAGGCCGGGGCCTTGCCTAAGCCGACCACCAACTCGGCGCAGATTCGGGTATTCCCGTATTTTTACTCCCGTCAACTCATCCACCCGCCACCCAACTGCTTCCCGCCATGGAAACCATGACTTCGCCGGCCGTGCAGGCCCACCCCGCCCACGACTTCCTGCCCCTCAACGGCACCGATTACCTAGAATTTTACGTGGGTAACGCCAAGCAGTCGGCTTACTACTACCAAGCCGCTTTTGGCTTCGAGCTAGTGGCCTACGCCGGCCCCGAAACCGGCCTGCGCGACCGGGCCAGCTATGTGCTCCAGCAGAACAAAATCCGGCTGGTGCTCACCACCTCCCTCCTGCCCGATTCCGACATCACGCGCCACGTAGCTCAGCACGGCGACGGCGTGAAGGTAATGGCCCTGTGGGTAGACGACGCCCGCAAATCCTTCGAGGAAACCACCAAGCGCGGAGCCAAACCCG containing:
- a CDS encoding DUF952 domain-containing protein, with the translated sequence MLYRIAQPADWQQAQDTGFFASADLTAEGFIHASELAQVLETARLYYRNSPDAVLLEVPEKGLAAAGVRVEREWAAGRQAWFPHVFGRIPLASISRCWPFPVAPDGSAQLPPELG
- a CDS encoding DUF2911 domain-containing protein, whose protein sequence is MKNLRLFRVLTLLLAVLLWSSYSQAQDAPKEKPSPAATATGKIGKATVTVAYSSPAVKGRAIWGSLVPYGQVWRAGANEATTFTTDQPVQIEGKTLPAGTYALFVIPTEKQWTVIFNKTAKQWGAFKYDEKQDALRVIATPRKTATLAERLVYEVNPQGLVLRWENQELPIAIK